The Phycisphaeraceae bacterium genome has a segment encoding these proteins:
- a CDS encoding polyprenyl synthetase family protein, whose translation MTVSTSPFDAFHHLLRPEHATVAALVQDALSRVEDLFAKQISSRLEPVQTLCRHVERYRGKMLRPTMVILSGLACRPDDDASLPVGEVPLPGRVSDEHITIAAVVEMIHVATLVHDDVLDEAATRRGGPTVNNLRGNEAAVILGDYLISNAFHLCSQLDSQTSSLLIGAVTTRLCEGELLQLYHRDDFALDEKTYYEIVERKTAELIGVATELGAKFAGASARTRRRMRDFGIKLGVAFQIQDDLLDLTGREDVVGKSVGKDLEKGKLTLPLIHHLTVADAPTRERALANLRFAARGDHDQGREADLLAALHATGSIEYARQTAQRLVDEAKTLLEGSAFGPAATLLVAMADSVVARAR comes from the coding sequence ATGACCGTCTCCACCAGCCCTTTCGACGCCTTCCATCACTTGCTCCGCCCCGAGCACGCCACTGTTGCCGCGCTCGTCCAGGACGCCCTCTCGCGCGTCGAAGACCTCTTCGCGAAGCAGATCTCCTCGCGCCTCGAGCCCGTCCAGACACTCTGCCGCCACGTCGAGCGGTACCGGGGCAAGATGCTCCGTCCCACGATGGTCATCCTCTCGGGCCTGGCCTGTCGCCCCGACGACGACGCCTCCCTCCCGGTCGGCGAGGTCCCACTCCCGGGGCGCGTGAGCGACGAGCACATCACCATCGCCGCCGTCGTCGAGATGATCCATGTCGCCACGCTCGTGCACGACGACGTACTCGACGAAGCGGCCACCCGTCGCGGCGGGCCCACGGTCAACAACCTGCGAGGCAACGAGGCCGCGGTGATCCTCGGGGATTACCTCATCTCCAACGCCTTCCACCTCTGCAGCCAGCTCGACTCGCAGACCAGCTCGCTGCTGATCGGCGCCGTCACCACGCGCCTCTGCGAGGGCGAGCTCCTCCAGCTCTACCACCGCGACGACTTCGCCCTCGACGAGAAGACCTATTACGAGATCGTCGAGCGCAAGACCGCGGAGCTGATCGGCGTGGCGACCGAGCTGGGCGCGAAGTTCGCCGGCGCCTCGGCGCGCACCCGTCGCCGGATGCGCGACTTCGGCATCAAGCTGGGCGTCGCGTTCCAGATCCAGGACGACCTCCTCGACCTCACCGGGCGCGAGGATGTCGTGGGCAAGTCCGTCGGCAAGGACCTCGAGAAGGGCAAGCTCACCCTGCCCCTCATCCACCACCTGACCGTCGCCGACGCGCCCACGCGCGAGCGGGCCCTCGCCAACCTCCGCTTCGCCGCCCGGGGCGACCACGACCAGGGCCGCGAGGCCGACCTGCTGGCAGCCCTCCACGCCACCGGGTCCATCGAGTACGCCCGCCAGACCGCCCAGCGACTCGTCGACGAGGCCAAGACCCTCCTCGAGGGCTCCGCGTTCGGTCCGGCGGCCACCCTGCTGGTCGCGATGGCCGATTCCGTCGTCGCTCGGGCCCGCTGA
- the rpsR gene encoding 30S ribosomal protein S18, producing MSRFSRFGGPSSNKIVRKSGKGKFYVDYKDVDELRRLMSPNGKILARKRIGASAAEQRMISQAIKRARYVGLLPYTSATL from the coding sequence ATGAGCCGTTTCTCCCGCTTCGGCGGCCCCTCGTCCAACAAGATCGTCCGCAAGTCCGGCAAGGGCAAGTTCTACGTCGACTACAAGGACGTCGACGAGCTCCGCCGCCTGATGTCCCCCAACGGCAAGATCCTGGCGCGCAAGCGCATCGGCGCGTCCGCCGCCGAGCAGCGCATGATCTCTCAGGCCATCAAGCGCGCCCGCTACGTCGGCCTCCTGCCCTACACCTCCGCGACGCTCTGA
- a CDS encoding pre-peptidase C-terminal domain-containing protein, with protein sequence MNTAPGGRRVVILAILAACGSVGVAQAAGLAGAGAVTGSAPVAVADVANVGDWVLLRKNALMMNAAAHTIFCYTPDVTEEQLNDIIEMTGLLPPTQQGFAIPQFFTDNTVWVGEGVTGPARQAVPANLTYSFPADGTTWGLSSVGFGTGPNALNAMLINASTIGQGNPNRLDFGRELIRQALAGWRANTGLRYTEVADDNVAMNQTSFRVATRGDIRIGGYPYGTTFGVLAYNAFPTAALAGVGGGDMAVNTSFINSFNNSGSNWRFFRNTMAHEHGHGLGAIHSVPCNSTKLMEPSIFTGSDQQLIDDIRFGQRNYGDRFAGNINAANARNFGNLTSPALRSVIERRLSTNSFNIANGTNNDWFRFTLSSAQPVTITVTPTGGIYTNGQQSSGCSGSTSSVNANEAGNLDVELRDSTGNTILFQANSQPAGQSEVITIPSLPAGEYTVRVVDVGPNLLVNQVVQLYDMTIRVASSLAPPFPIAGINKRCEANKPCFFIGNVNSRANEVGATLFTTGYDWDVDGDGIYDLLATASTNFTYVSNGTYPLTMRLTDSNGQSATDTINVVVFGATTTLDGVTPGSGSQGMVVPITITGTNLKNVVSPSEFTVSGTGVTVSGAPIPNPRGTSVTGLSLTIAPGAPVGLRTISVANFDGSASLVGAFEIIAGMTPCDGDTNGDGVINFTDLNTVLSQFGQSGMGLAGDLNGDGVVNFSDLNEVLSNFGVDCN encoded by the coding sequence GTGAATACCGCCCCCGGTGGGCGTCGTGTCGTGATTCTGGCGATTCTCGCCGCGTGCGGCTCGGTCGGCGTGGCTCAGGCGGCCGGGCTCGCCGGGGCCGGCGCCGTCACCGGGAGCGCGCCGGTGGCGGTCGCGGATGTCGCCAACGTGGGCGACTGGGTGCTGCTTCGCAAGAACGCGCTCATGATGAACGCCGCGGCGCACACGATCTTCTGTTACACGCCGGACGTGACGGAGGAGCAGCTCAACGACATCATCGAGATGACGGGCCTGCTGCCCCCGACGCAGCAGGGCTTCGCGATCCCCCAGTTCTTCACCGACAACACGGTGTGGGTCGGCGAGGGCGTGACGGGCCCGGCGCGTCAGGCCGTTCCTGCGAACCTGACGTACTCGTTCCCTGCCGACGGGACGACATGGGGGCTTTCGTCGGTCGGCTTCGGCACGGGCCCCAACGCGCTGAACGCGATGCTCATCAACGCGAGCACGATCGGCCAGGGCAACCCGAACCGGCTCGACTTCGGGCGCGAACTCATCCGCCAGGCGCTCGCCGGGTGGCGCGCGAACACGGGTCTGCGCTACACCGAGGTCGCTGACGACAACGTGGCGATGAACCAGACCAGCTTCCGCGTGGCGACGCGCGGCGACATCCGCATCGGCGGGTACCCCTACGGCACGACCTTCGGCGTGCTCGCGTACAACGCTTTCCCCACCGCCGCCCTCGCGGGCGTTGGCGGCGGCGACATGGCGGTCAACACCTCGTTCATCAACTCGTTCAACAACTCGGGCAGCAACTGGCGCTTCTTCCGCAACACGATGGCGCACGAGCACGGCCACGGGCTGGGCGCCATCCACAGCGTGCCCTGCAACAGCACGAAGCTGATGGAGCCGTCGATCTTCACCGGCTCTGACCAGCAGCTCATCGACGACATCCGCTTCGGGCAGCGCAACTACGGCGACCGCTTCGCCGGCAACATCAACGCCGCCAACGCGCGCAACTTCGGCAACCTCACCTCGCCCGCGCTGCGTTCGGTCATCGAGCGCCGCCTGTCGACCAACAGCTTCAACATCGCCAACGGCACGAACAACGACTGGTTCCGCTTCACGCTCTCGTCGGCGCAGCCGGTGACGATCACCGTGACGCCCACCGGCGGCATCTACACCAACGGCCAGCAGTCCTCGGGCTGCAGCGGCTCCACCTCGAGCGTCAACGCGAACGAGGCGGGCAACCTCGACGTCGAGCTGCGCGACTCGACGGGGAACACGATCCTGTTCCAGGCGAACTCGCAGCCGGCCGGCCAGTCCGAGGTCATCACGATCCCCTCGCTGCCTGCCGGTGAGTACACGGTTCGCGTGGTGGACGTCGGGCCCAACCTGCTCGTCAACCAGGTCGTGCAGCTGTACGACATGACGATCCGCGTCGCCAGCTCGCTGGCGCCCCCCTTCCCCATCGCCGGCATCAACAAGCGCTGCGAGGCCAACAAGCCCTGCTTCTTCATCGGCAACGTCAACTCGCGCGCGAACGAGGTCGGCGCGACGCTGTTCACCACCGGCTACGACTGGGACGTCGACGGCGACGGGATCTATGACCTGCTCGCGACCGCGTCGACGAACTTCACCTATGTGTCCAACGGCACCTACCCCCTCACGATGCGCCTGACCGACTCGAACGGGCAGTCGGCGACCGACACGATCAACGTCGTGGTCTTCGGCGCCACCACCACCCTCGACGGCGTGACGCCCGGCAGCGGCAGCCAGGGCATGGTCGTCCCGATCACGATCACGGGCACGAACCTCAAGAACGTCGTCAGCCCCAGCGAGTTCACCGTGTCGGGCACGGGCGTCACCGTGTCGGGCGCGCCGATCCCCAACCCGCGCGGGACCTCGGTCACGGGCCTGTCGCTCACCATCGCCCCGGGCGCCCCTGTCGGGCTCCGCACGATCAGCGTCGCGAACTTCGACGGGTCGGCGAGTCTCGTCGGGGCGTTCGAGATCATCGCCGGGATGACCCCCTGCGACGGCGACACCAACGGCGACGGCGTCATCAACTTCACCGACCTCAACACCGTCCTGTCTCAGTTCGGCCAGTCGGGCATGGGCCTCGCGGGCGACCTCAACGGCGACGGCGTGGTCAACTTCTCCGACCTCAACGAGGTCCTCTCCAACTTCGGCGTCGACTGCAACTGA
- the tadA gene encoding Flp pilus assembly complex ATPase component TadA has protein sequence MSGFELAIFDPNGSLSQRLRLGAKAITIGRHPDNDVPIKDELASRFHCTVEPDGKGGYRARDLGSRNGTRVNDQPAEDRTLKQGDRIQIGRHVFVMESAGGLDSSSMDETHTPALRESAREAVRPAKAARERERAASEGVVATETESGSGDDVLLRPGMLPAWAKDLVKLIETLTGNTNAMERVAIIDARGKGSDALKTETGGSLAVRLILQAVSKSRATDVHIEPKGDSSSVRFRVDGQMVNIAALPPQIGELATGVVKAACHMKTAGRDAVHDGHFAARFPDRRVDYRASLTPSVHGQKLVLRVLDTRDTPRSLDDLGIPPYMLERVKRVCRQDSGLLLACGPTGSGKTTTLYNALREIDRDRRNVITIEDPVEYQLDKVTQIPLDMGKGATFGSILRSVLRQDPDVILVGEIRDEETARVAMQASMTGHVVFSTVHSKDTIGAVFRLIDLGLEPYLVANALDLVVAQRLVRVLCDHCKRPVRVTPGQSTRIGKYLEGKNEIFSATGCAKCLRTGYRGRRAIFEVLEVSDELRDIILTKPTIADIKRIIEQGHFTTLTQSGWVLVARGATTLEEVDRVSAAS, from the coding sequence ATGTCTGGCTTCGAACTGGCAATCTTCGATCCGAACGGGTCCCTCTCCCAGCGGCTGCGTCTGGGGGCGAAGGCGATCACCATCGGTCGCCACCCGGACAACGATGTCCCCATCAAGGACGAGCTGGCCAGCCGCTTCCACTGCACGGTCGAGCCGGACGGGAAGGGCGGGTACCGGGCCCGGGATCTGGGATCGCGGAACGGGACGCGCGTGAACGACCAGCCGGCTGAGGACCGGACCCTGAAGCAGGGCGACCGGATCCAGATCGGCCGGCACGTCTTCGTGATGGAGTCGGCTGGCGGGCTGGACTCCTCGTCGATGGACGAGACGCACACCCCGGCGTTGCGAGAGTCGGCGCGAGAGGCCGTGCGCCCGGCGAAGGCGGCGCGCGAGCGGGAGCGTGCCGCGTCGGAGGGCGTGGTCGCGACCGAGACGGAGTCCGGTTCGGGCGACGACGTGCTGCTGCGCCCGGGGATGCTGCCGGCGTGGGCGAAGGACCTGGTGAAGCTGATCGAGACGCTGACCGGGAACACCAACGCGATGGAGCGCGTGGCGATCATCGACGCGCGGGGCAAGGGCTCGGACGCCCTGAAGACCGAGACGGGCGGGTCTCTGGCGGTTCGCCTGATCCTGCAGGCGGTGAGCAAGTCGCGCGCGACGGACGTGCACATCGAGCCCAAGGGCGACAGCTCTTCGGTGCGTTTCCGTGTGGACGGGCAGATGGTGAACATCGCGGCGCTGCCTCCCCAGATCGGCGAGCTGGCGACGGGCGTGGTGAAGGCGGCGTGCCACATGAAGACCGCGGGTCGGGACGCGGTGCACGACGGCCACTTCGCGGCGCGTTTCCCGGATCGCCGCGTGGATTACCGCGCGAGTCTGACGCCGAGCGTGCACGGGCAGAAACTCGTGCTGCGCGTGCTGGACACGCGCGACACGCCGCGGTCGCTGGATGATCTGGGCATCCCGCCCTACATGCTGGAGCGTGTGAAGCGTGTGTGCCGTCAGGATTCGGGGCTGCTGCTGGCGTGCGGCCCGACGGGTTCGGGCAAGACGACGACGCTGTACAACGCGTTGCGCGAGATCGACCGCGACCGTCGGAACGTGATCACGATCGAAGACCCGGTGGAGTACCAGCTCGACAAGGTGACGCAGATCCCGCTGGACATGGGCAAGGGCGCGACGTTCGGGTCGATCCTGAGGAGCGTGCTGCGCCAGGACCCGGACGTGATCCTGGTGGGCGAGATCCGCGACGAAGAGACGGCGCGCGTGGCGATGCAGGCGTCGATGACGGGCCACGTGGTGTTCAGCACGGTGCACAGCAAGGACACGATCGGCGCGGTGTTCCGTCTTATCGACCTCGGGCTGGAGCCCTATCTGGTGGCGAACGCGCTGGATCTGGTCGTGGCGCAGCGTCTGGTGCGCGTGCTGTGCGACCACTGCAAGCGTCCGGTGCGCGTGACGCCCGGGCAGTCGACGCGCATCGGCAAGTACCTCGAGGGCAAGAACGAGATCTTCAGCGCGACGGGGTGCGCGAAGTGCCTGCGGACGGGGTACCGCGGGCGGCGCGCGATCTTCGAGGTGCTGGAGGTCAGCGACGAGCTGCGCGACATCATCCTGACCAAGCCGACGATCGCGGACATCAAGCGGATCATTGAGCAGGGGCACTTCACGACGCTGACGCAGTCGGGCTGGGTGCTGGTGGCGCGGGGGGCGACGACGCTGGAAGAGGTCGATCGCGTGTCGGCGGCGTCGTGA
- a CDS encoding DUF2959 family protein codes for MRAFKALMLVTLLPFLSLQFGCASTPDLPPAAREGLSDISGSLDDAGASVRAVVDTLRRMENASGDASALLKEYSDRVVAMDRTLDATRSRLSNIRGPESFFESWKADIAAISNTQLRREGEDRYDAVRTELDRVNAKIDDLRDSFAPMHRNITELAKYLKDDPTLSGLERSATTIRRTLGQHREVKAKFDDVQRTIARLM; via the coding sequence ATGCGCGCATTCAAGGCACTCATGTTGGTGACGCTCCTCCCGTTCCTGTCGCTGCAGTTCGGCTGCGCGTCGACGCCCGACCTGCCCCCGGCGGCGCGCGAAGGGCTCTCCGACATCTCCGGCTCGCTCGATGACGCGGGCGCGAGCGTCAGGGCCGTCGTCGACACGCTCCGCAGGATGGAGAACGCCAGCGGCGACGCGAGCGCGCTCCTCAAGGAGTACTCCGATCGAGTCGTGGCCATGGATCGCACGCTCGACGCGACCCGCTCGCGTCTCTCCAACATCCGCGGCCCGGAGAGCTTCTTCGAGTCGTGGAAGGCAGACATCGCCGCGATCTCGAACACGCAGCTCCGTCGTGAAGGCGAAGATCGATACGATGCCGTCCGCACCGAACTCGACCGGGTCAACGCCAAGATCGACGACCTGCGCGATTCCTTCGCCCCGATGCATCGCAACATCACCGAACTCGCCAAGTACCTGAAGGATGACCCGACTCTCTCAGGGCTCGAGCGCTCAGCGACCACCATCCGGCGCACGCTCGGCCAGCACCGCGAGGTCAAGGCCAAGTTCGACGATGTCCAGCGAACGATCGCCAGGCTGATGTAA
- a CDS encoding ABC transporter permease — MRLLPFAYAVRNLGRSPSRLFLSVAGAAMVVLLILVAGGFVNGMSRALRATGGEHNVILMGAGSEESVERSEIEAGVPGVLAASVAGVRTRAGVAYVSPEVHVMLPVRVGAAASTTTQSSGEQSAAARGSNTSSMPRPKGRQVMMRGVTPAAALVHESVSLTEGRWPVSGADEVLVGRMAATVLGVAEIDVQVGKAVMIDGRPWEVVGRFSAPGTVVEAEVWLPLADLMTATKRETISCVVLTLDPYNEETGEGADFGDIAAFTKTRPDLELVPMTEREYYGKLANFFGPIKIVAWVTAGLIAVGGLFGGLNTMYAAFASRIRELGTLQSIGYRRLAIVWSMIQESTLATAAGGLIACAVGVFMLDGLAVRFSMGAFGLMIDETVIGLGLLTGLALGVVGALPPAIRCLKPTIPVALKAV, encoded by the coding sequence ATGAGACTTCTTCCCTTTGCCTATGCCGTCCGCAACCTGGGGCGCTCGCCCTCGCGGCTGTTCCTCTCCGTCGCCGGGGCTGCGATGGTCGTCCTGCTCATCCTGGTCGCGGGCGGGTTTGTCAACGGCATGAGCCGCGCGCTGCGGGCAACCGGCGGCGAGCACAACGTCATCCTCATGGGCGCGGGGAGCGAGGAGAGCGTCGAGCGCTCCGAGATCGAGGCGGGCGTGCCCGGGGTGCTCGCGGCGAGCGTCGCGGGCGTGCGGACCCGCGCGGGTGTGGCGTATGTCTCGCCCGAGGTGCATGTGATGCTGCCTGTCCGAGTGGGTGCCGCGGCGAGCACCACGACCCAATCAAGCGGCGAGCAGTCTGCTGCCGCTCGGGGCTCGAACACATCCTCGATGCCCAGGCCGAAGGGACGACAAGTCATGATGCGTGGAGTCACCCCCGCCGCGGCCCTCGTCCACGAATCGGTATCGCTCACCGAGGGACGCTGGCCCGTATCCGGAGCCGATGAAGTCTTGGTTGGGCGGATGGCGGCGACTGTGCTTGGGGTTGCCGAGATCGACGTGCAGGTCGGCAAAGCAGTGATGATCGACGGCAGACCGTGGGAAGTCGTCGGGCGCTTCAGCGCGCCGGGGACGGTCGTCGAGGCGGAGGTGTGGCTGCCGCTGGCGGATCTCATGACGGCCACCAAGCGAGAGACCATCTCATGCGTCGTCCTCACGCTCGACCCCTACAACGAGGAGACGGGCGAGGGTGCGGATTTCGGGGACATCGCGGCCTTCACCAAAACGCGGCCCGACCTCGAACTCGTGCCCATGACCGAGCGCGAGTACTACGGCAAACTCGCCAACTTCTTCGGCCCGATCAAAATCGTCGCTTGGGTGACGGCGGGGCTGATCGCCGTGGGCGGGCTCTTTGGCGGGCTGAACACGATGTACGCCGCATTCGCTTCGCGTATCCGCGAGCTGGGCACGCTGCAATCCATCGGCTACCGACGGCTGGCGATCGTCTGGTCGATGATCCAGGAATCGACTCTGGCGACGGCGGCCGGCGGGCTGATCGCGTGCGCGGTGGGTGTGTTCATGCTCGACGGGCTGGCGGTGCGGTTCTCAATGGGGGCATTTGGGCTGATGATCGATGAGACGGTGATCGGGCTGGGGCTGCTGACGGGCCTGGCCCTGGGCGTCGTGGGTGCGTTGCCCCCGGCGATCCGTTGCCTGAAGCCGACGATTCCCGTCGCGCTCAAGGCGGTGTGA
- a CDS encoding ABC transporter permease has translation MIAPKFIPVVVKQLWRHRVRSVLTLSGVAIAMFLFIAVQTLQEGVRRSTQAAAGDTTLVVYRENRFCPAASRLPQFYVDRIEKIPGVVSAVPVKIVVNNCRASLDVVTFRGVPREELAGPKGWASKWQLIAGSVAEWEKRSDSALVGETLAARRGFQVGQSFDASGITVTVAGIIRSPEAQDQNVAYVHLDFLQQAAGKGGGLGSVTQFTVRVDDPAKMEQVAEAIDAEFRTEADPTMTSPEKAFVAQAGADIVEIVKFTQWLGWGCLAAVLALVANAIVLSVQDRIKEHAVLQTLGFRSSLIARLIVSEGMLIGVLGGAIGTVIALSVVHFGNFSLSQEGLSIGVSASWSVLVWGLIISAGVGIVAGLVPAWRAGRREIASCFRAV, from the coding sequence ATGATCGCGCCCAAGTTCATCCCCGTCGTCGTCAAGCAGCTCTGGCGGCACCGCGTCCGCAGCGTGCTCACGCTCTCCGGCGTCGCCATCGCCATGTTCCTGTTCATCGCGGTGCAGACGCTGCAGGAAGGCGTGCGCCGCTCGACGCAGGCCGCCGCAGGGGACACCACGCTGGTGGTCTACCGCGAGAACCGCTTCTGCCCCGCCGCCAGCCGTCTGCCGCAGTTCTACGTGGACCGCATCGAGAAGATCCCGGGCGTGGTCAGCGCAGTGCCGGTCAAGATCGTGGTGAACAATTGCCGTGCCTCGCTGGATGTCGTCACGTTCCGGGGCGTGCCACGCGAAGAGTTAGCCGGGCCGAAGGGCTGGGCCAGCAAGTGGCAACTCATCGCCGGCTCCGTGGCCGAGTGGGAGAAGCGCTCGGACTCGGCCCTTGTGGGCGAGACGCTCGCCGCGCGACGCGGCTTCCAGGTCGGCCAGTCCTTTGATGCCTCGGGTATCACCGTCACCGTCGCGGGCATCATCCGCTCGCCCGAGGCACAAGACCAGAACGTCGCCTACGTCCATCTCGACTTCCTCCAGCAGGCCGCGGGCAAGGGCGGCGGGCTTGGCAGCGTCACGCAGTTCACCGTCCGCGTCGATGACCCGGCGAAGATGGAGCAGGTGGCCGAGGCGATCGACGCCGAGTTCCGCACTGAGGCCGACCCGACCATGACCAGCCCCGAGAAGGCCTTTGTCGCGCAGGCCGGGGCCGACATCGTGGAGATCGTGAAGTTCACGCAGTGGCTGGGCTGGGGGTGCCTGGCCGCCGTGCTCGCGCTGGTGGCCAACGCCATCGTTCTCAGCGTGCAGGACCGCATCAAGGAGCACGCGGTCTTGCAGACGCTGGGGTTCCGCTCCAGCCTCATCGCCCGGTTGATTGTCAGCGAAGGAATGCTCATCGGCGTGCTCGGGGGCGCGATCGGCACAGTCATCGCCCTGTCGGTGGTCCACTTCGGCAACTTCAGTCTCTCGCAGGAGGGACTGTCGATCGGCGTGAGCGCGTCGTGGTCAGTCTTGGTTTGGGGCCTCATCATCTCGGCGGGCGTGGGCATCGTGGCGGGCCTGGTGCCCGCGTGGCGAGCCGGACGGCGTGAGATCGCGTCCTGCTTCCGGGCAGTGTGA
- a CDS encoding ABC transporter ATP-binding protein gives MTTNHTNHRTNASGPPLIQCRRLTKTYKKGDNTITPLQELDLDVPAGDFLALMGPSGSGKTTLLNLIAGIDRPSGGNLIIGGTDISTLSRSKLADWRSVNVGYVFQLYNLVPVLTAYENVELPLLLHSMSAKDRHEKVQTALQLVGIADRHDHYPRQLSGGQEQRVAIARAIVTDPTIIVGDEPTGDLDQESAQAIMDLMVRLCEDLGKTLIIVTHDAKSAAYAKRTLHLEKGRLIESAELAARRAPLVPQEA, from the coding sequence ATGACCACCAACCACACGAACCATCGAACAAATGCCTCCGGCCCGCCACTCATTCAGTGCCGCCGGCTCACCAAGACGTACAAGAAGGGCGACAACACCATCACGCCCTTGCAGGAGCTCGACCTCGACGTTCCCGCGGGCGACTTTCTCGCCTTGATGGGACCATCGGGCAGCGGCAAGACCACGCTCCTCAACCTCATCGCCGGGATCGACCGTCCCAGCGGGGGCAACCTCATCATCGGCGGCACGGACATCTCCACGCTGTCACGGTCGAAGCTCGCCGATTGGCGGAGCGTGAACGTGGGCTACGTCTTTCAGCTCTACAACCTCGTGCCCGTGCTCACGGCCTACGAGAACGTCGAACTGCCGCTGCTGCTGCACAGCATGTCCGCCAAAGACCGCCACGAGAAGGTGCAGACCGCGCTGCAACTCGTCGGCATCGCCGATCGGCACGACCACTATCCGCGCCAACTCTCGGGCGGCCAGGAGCAGCGCGTCGCCATCGCCCGTGCGATCGTGACCGACCCTACCATCATCGTCGGCGACGAACCCACCGGCGACCTCGACCAGGAGTCGGCGCAGGCGATCATGGACCTCATGGTCCGGCTCTGCGAGGACCTGGGCAAGACACTCATCATCGTGACCCACGACGCGAAGAGTGCGGCGTACGCGAAGCGAACGCTGCACCTGGAGAAGGGCCGCCTCATTGAATCCGCCGAACTCGCCGCCCGCCGCGCACCCCTTGTCCCGCAGGAGGCCTGA
- a CDS encoding efflux RND transporter periplasmic adaptor subunit: MLLATGGLLAYAARDAIQPRLEVYVAATIPKEGPVAVPPVDGVNATSELAEAPANAPLGPVAVQAPGWIEPAPYAVSVPALAEGVVKEVLVLEGERVEAGQVIARLIDDDARLLLRAAEATVAERDTDVARAHASLATVESQVEVERTAAAELRDEVTRKRELVPVGGLSEGTFRRMEIRLGGLEAKVATAEKMVSEARAALAQAKAAHAAAHVLRDEAELRLARMEVLSPVAGVVLARLVEPGSRISMSGKGGDAGPSGAMMGAVLRVYDPANLQVRVDVPLADAAKVNVGTRATVSTEALADQTFSGVVSRVVHEANIQRNTVQFKVAIDDPSPILKPEMLTRVKLHAPAAAAQRLGSSAGGGAGSNHGDRGNMTLLVPTAAVTTTGEGNGQVWVVDISGGSSVARRRDISTAPSADEEFVVVTSGLRLTDRVILDPPPSPAIQDGTRLKVLGERTGATAARSPTTP, encoded by the coding sequence GTGCTGCTCGCGACCGGCGGGCTCCTCGCGTACGCCGCCCGCGATGCGATCCAGCCACGGCTGGAGGTGTATGTCGCCGCGACCATCCCGAAGGAAGGCCCTGTCGCAGTCCCGCCCGTTGACGGCGTGAACGCAACATCAGAGCTGGCGGAGGCGCCTGCCAACGCACCGTTGGGGCCGGTCGCAGTGCAGGCACCCGGGTGGATCGAGCCCGCGCCCTATGCCGTCAGTGTGCCTGCGCTCGCGGAGGGGGTGGTCAAGGAGGTTCTGGTTCTAGAGGGCGAGCGTGTCGAGGCCGGGCAGGTAATCGCTCGGCTGATCGACGACGATGCCCGACTCTTGCTCCGCGCCGCCGAGGCGACCGTCGCGGAGCGCGACACCGACGTTGCACGCGCTCACGCGTCGCTCGCGACCGTTGAGTCACAGGTCGAAGTGGAGAGAACTGCCGCCGCTGAACTGCGCGACGAGGTAACTCGCAAGCGTGAGCTGGTCCCGGTCGGCGGACTGAGCGAGGGCACGTTCCGCCGGATGGAGATCCGCTTGGGCGGGTTGGAGGCCAAGGTCGCCACAGCGGAGAAGATGGTGAGCGAGGCCCGAGCCGCCCTCGCGCAAGCGAAGGCGGCCCATGCCGCGGCCCACGTGCTGCGCGACGAGGCCGAGCTGCGGCTGGCGCGGATGGAGGTGCTTTCGCCCGTCGCGGGCGTGGTGCTCGCCAGGTTGGTCGAGCCGGGTTCGCGGATCAGCATGAGCGGCAAGGGCGGGGACGCGGGGCCAAGCGGGGCCATGATGGGAGCGGTACTCCGCGTCTACGACCCGGCGAATTTGCAGGTGCGTGTGGATGTGCCATTGGCGGACGCTGCCAAGGTGAACGTCGGCACGCGGGCCACGGTCAGCACCGAAGCATTGGCGGACCAGACGTTCAGCGGCGTGGTGTCGCGGGTCGTGCACGAGGCCAACATCCAGCGGAACACCGTGCAGTTTAAGGTCGCGATTGATGATCCCTCGCCCATTCTCAAGCCGGAAATGCTTACCCGCGTCAAACTCCACGCGCCCGCCGCCGCCGCACAGCGGCTGGGCTCGAGCGCAGGGGGCGGTGCAGGCTCTAATCACGGCGACCGCGGCAACATGACGCTGCTGGTGCCGACTGCTGCCGTTACCACAACGGGTGAGGGCAATGGCCAAGTCTGGGTGGTGGACATCAGCGGCGGCAGCTCCGTCGCAAGACGGCGGGACATCTCCACTGCACCCTCGGCCGATGAGGAGTTCGTCGTCGTGACCAGCGGGCTCCGCCTCACCGACCGCGTCATCCTCGACCCGCCTCCGTCGCCCGCCATTCAAGACGGGACGCGCCTCAAGGTGCTTGGTGAACGAACCGGCGCGACGGCGGCGCGCAGTCCGACCACCCCGTAA